A genomic stretch from Hemicordylus capensis ecotype Gifberg chromosome 5, rHemCap1.1.pri, whole genome shotgun sequence includes:
- the LOC128325719 gene encoding uncharacterized protein LOC128325719, translating into MLPSFGIEKDKQRLLQASRNLYDCVYILVSSSNTIFRMLNEYLGTEFSNTVVRENLSIKENLQLLISALKEMQETVESQDKEVQQHVNVPLYTKIMLPISSQEERTRLMKDISNLYKGAFASICGPIAAVLLKHGNLPEKLEAVIRDLANCPVLGLQVSDLLMSHEDIAHAFPESSTSSSSPEFPAGGGRPRSQSVMNTTFSLTSLMQVVLRGQSSKNSIKLAANYMENVVKALKPVCESFKKTVKITEEYVSLIIDKLQ; encoded by the coding sequence ATGCTGCCCTCTTTTGGTATAGAGAAGGAtaagcagaggcttctccaagccaGCCGCAATCTATATGATTGTGTCTACATATTGGTCTCTTCCAGCAACACCATATTCCGAATGCTCAATGAGTACCTTGGAACTGAATTTTCCAACACTGTAGTCAGGGAAAACCTCAGCATCAAGGAGAACCTTCAACTCCTGATAAGTGCTCTGAAAGAGATGCAAGAGACAGTGGAGTCACAGGATAAAGAGGTCCAACAGCATGTCAATGTCCCACTGTATACTAAGATTATGCTGCCTATCAGCTCCCAGGAGGAAAGAACCAGACTTATGAAGGACATTTCAAACCTTTATAAGGGAGCTTTTGCAAGTATCTGTGGTCCTATTGCTGCGGTGTTATTGAAGCATGGTAATCTCCCTGAGAAACTAGAGGCTGTCATTCGGGATTTAGCAAACTGTCCTGTGCTAGGTCTTCAAGTAAGTGACCTTCTCATGAGCCATGAAGACATTGCCCATGCATTTCCAGAGTCCTCCACAAGCTCATCTTCTCCAGAGTTTCCTGCTGGTGGAGGAAGACCTCGCAGCCAATCTGTAATGAACACAACTTTCTCTCTTACCAGCCTAATGCAAGTAGTTCTTCGGGGACAGTCATCAAAGAACAGCATTAAATTAGCCGCAAACTACATGGAAAATGTTGTCAAGGCACTGAAGCCAGTTTGTGAAAGTTTCAAAAAAACTGTGAAGATAACCGAAGAGTATGTCTCGCTGATCATTGACAAGTTGCAGTGA
- the SMCO3 gene encoding single-pass membrane and coiled-coil domain-containing protein 3, which yields MNLSDLLYPNNPKRRQDVIALHQELLDCMQLNFKATNELIGTLNTHLGTRITHIKIKENGTVRENCDIIIRAMKEIQQEVWKFDKQMEEKLEPVLYHKLYDIKQPELEKIAIANRILSLILGEATATASIVAVKLICSNIVTVTVSKLVALLAHIGVSVLGGIGISILGLGFDTILHAILGAVERHNLLVSIQSYEQHLAEFKDASETYQCAITEVSALVKGKGQ from the coding sequence ATGAATCTAAGTGACCTTCTCTACCCAAATAATCCAAAGAGGCGCCAGGATGTAATTGCCCTGCACCAGGAACTGCTTGACTGCATGCAACTTAATTTTAAGGCTACCAATGAACTGATTGGAACACTGAATACACATCTGGGGACCAGGATCACTCATATTAAAATAAAAGAGAATGGTACTGTCAGAGAGAATTGTGACATAATCATCCGAGCCATGAAAGAGATTCAGCAAGAGGTATGGAAGTTTGACAAACAAATGGAGGAAAAGCTAGAGCCAGTACTGTACCACAAGCTCTATGATATCAAACAGCCCGAACTGGAGAAAATTGCCATAGCTAACAGAATTCTCTCTCTTatccttggagaggccactgctaCTGCGAGTATAGTCGCTGTGAAATTAATATGCTCAAATATTGTAACTGTTACTGTTAGCAAGCTTGTTGCTTTGCTTGCTCACATTGGGGTATCTGTCCTTGGAGGTATTGGCATTAGCATTCTTGGGCTGGGTTTTGACACAATCCTTCATGCTATCCTGGGAGCAGTGGAAAGGCATAACCTGCTGGTATCTATTCAAAGCTATGAGCAACATCTGGCTGAATTTAAAGACGCCTCGGAGACATATCAGTGTGCCATCACTGAAGTAAGTGCACTGGTAAAAGGCAAAGGTCAATGA